The Mesobacillus jeotgali genome window below encodes:
- a CDS encoding phasin-related domain-containing protein, which translates to MNNFLKSGFLLGLGAAVAGKEKVDETIMKLVEKGNMTQAEADTIFDDFFKKGESKSEEWNGEFKEMARNQLSDLGFVTREELDTVKAQLVLLQKEISQLRNGGLNKDIDQVENRMENVPPGFSKDID; encoded by the coding sequence ATGAATAACTTTCTGAAGAGCGGCTTTTTACTCGGACTTGGAGCTGCGGTCGCCGGCAAGGAAAAAGTAGATGAAACCATCATGAAGCTGGTGGAAAAGGGGAATATGACTCAGGCTGAAGCAGACACGATTTTCGACGACTTTTTTAAAAAAGGTGAATCGAAGAGCGAGGAATGGAATGGAGAATTCAAAGAGATGGCGAGAAACCAGCTATCAGACCTTGGATTTGTAACAAGGGAAGAATTAGACACTGTCAAGGCGCAGCTTGTGCTTTTGCAAAAAGAAATTTCACAATTGCGCAATGGCGGATTGAATAAGGATATTGACCAGGTTGAAAACAGAATGGAGAATGTTCCTCCTGGATTTTCAAAAGACATTGATTAG
- a CDS encoding LysM peptidoglycan-binding domain-containing protein has translation MTVHVVRSGENLWAIAVAYGVSIQSIVDVNGLPSTSLIIPGLALYIPDQQPIIRYYKIKAGDTLWRISLQFRTSVSSIMNANPGLDPNNLYIGQNINIPSPVQPQFSTLGFIVPGSSPTFLADLDRMAPNLTFIAVAAFSFTKEGYAYVIGDDGPIVRRSQELNIIPLLLIQNTTSAGFSKELAGDVLASPIYRRNLVASLVNLANQRGYGGISVDLEFIPPPQREDFNSFLRELKAAMGNLILHVNVHAKTEDIPTNPIIGAYDYKSIGEIADIVAVMTIDYGYPGGPPDPVSPLWWIALVVRYSLTLIPREKLQIGLPLYGHDKVVSTNQYRALSVLDAQNLAISTGAVIQYDTAARSPWFRYWKGAEEHIVWFEDIRSYIEKYRLIDLYELYGATYWQLSLKAPQNWAYLDKVNVIKR, from the coding sequence AACCTTTGGGCAATTGCCGTGGCATATGGTGTATCGATCCAAAGCATTGTCGATGTCAATGGGCTTCCTTCCACTAGCTTAATCATTCCGGGACTGGCACTATATATTCCAGATCAGCAGCCTATTATTCGCTATTATAAAATCAAGGCTGGCGATACACTGTGGCGAATTTCTTTACAGTTTAGGACGAGTGTCAGCAGCATCATGAATGCGAATCCGGGACTGGATCCAAATAATTTGTATATTGGCCAGAACATCAATATTCCTTCCCCAGTTCAACCACAGTTTTCAACACTTGGATTTATCGTACCAGGCTCCTCTCCAACCTTCCTTGCCGATTTGGACAGAATGGCGCCTAATCTAACTTTCATTGCTGTTGCAGCATTTTCCTTCACGAAAGAAGGTTATGCCTATGTGATTGGCGATGATGGCCCCATTGTCCGCAGAAGCCAAGAATTGAATATCATCCCCTTATTATTGATCCAAAACACTACTTCGGCCGGTTTCAGCAAAGAACTGGCAGGCGATGTCCTGGCCTCCCCGATATACCGCAGGAACCTGGTTGCCAGTCTGGTCAATTTAGCGAATCAAAGAGGGTATGGCGGTATAAGCGTGGACTTGGAATTTATTCCTCCACCTCAGAGAGAAGATTTCAATAGCTTCCTCCGTGAACTGAAAGCGGCAATGGGCAATCTTATTTTACATGTGAATGTCCACGCGAAGACTGAAGATATCCCAACCAATCCAATCATTGGAGCCTATGACTATAAATCAATTGGTGAGATTGCTGACATTGTGGCCGTCATGACAATTGATTACGGTTACCCTGGAGGTCCGCCCGATCCCGTTTCTCCCTTATGGTGGATTGCACTAGTTGTCAGATACTCATTGACCTTGATTCCCCGTGAGAAATTACAAATCGGTCTTCCACTTTATGGTCATGATAAGGTGGTTTCGACCAATCAATATCGTGCTCTGTCAGTCCTTGACGCCCAGAATCTTGCTATTTCTACCGGTGCAGTCATCCAATATGATACCGCAGCCAGGTCACCATGGTTCCGGTACTGGAAAGGGGCTGAAGAGCATATTGTCTGGTTTGAGGATATCCGGAGCTATATTGAAAAATATAGACTGATTGATTTATATGAGCTTTATGGCGCAACCTACTGGCAGCTTAGTTTGAAGGCTCCACAAAATTGGGCTTACCTGGATAAGGTCAATGTCATCAAACGATGA